In the Sarcophilus harrisii chromosome 3, mSarHar1.11, whole genome shotgun sequence genome, one interval contains:
- the LUZP1 gene encoding leucine zipper protein 1 isoform X2 — MAEYSGYKEVASSRHLRFKLQSLGRRLDELEEATKSLQKAEDELLDLQDKVIQAEGSNSSMLVEVEALRKRVLKIEGKDEEIKRAEDLCQLMKEKLEEEESLTRELKAEIERLQKRMAELEKLEEAFGRSKNDCTQLCLSLNEERNLTKKISSELETLRVKVKELETSGDRLEKTEQSLVSEVEKLKSLTLSFASERKYLNDRDRENEKLIKELTQKLEQNNKVNLADHTRNASTFLDRNDLRIEDGISSTLPSKEARRKGVLDYRKQGENETSRNKSENEKNRNQEDNKVKDLNQEIEKLKTQIKHYESLEEELKKMRAQNSDLKDSYLSEQNKNKLLASQLEEVRSQLKNQRDLENGEVECEESFLVGKGRQHERPKYRGLLNESPGSKYKSRELSPQHKRGERLRNKDHPLSNDNAAQNSRQGGGSGSSSASRRAAKAPSTVPGTDNVAQDAGFAAGSSLSDSKRTREQPSVLSRYPPAAQEHRALKGASKPGHENGLKGKVEKASRVFNDAGHGRGSEDKPSRTEGTAVPAGNKASRVNRVAALEASLEATPAKKLLNPSSGNQAPSGSAADLGPSKATDPSASSRRLSSEGLSKGKRPLNGLEAESSPPSMKPPILSKPSYGSRSQEDILQGSVALSKEDLDQPVSVVTEDSGQHEALRCRVIRAGGRERLDLEDDPDPDSLVTAKLVNTTITPEPESRRQPRSRAALRAPLFDGDRDAGAEPDPTKPGRSATAEFQDASGSGGRSRRPFSPREALRSKAVIKPVIIDKDVKEVMGGVGAEPASEKPKPASRSGTNKVMSCITIYPMEVSSPRGASGEAPRERHTATSNIQVVPGEVSSVTNHISLPFEISINKNDITRQITEADHAGDPPPRSRPETVVSRSSITIKPSDPAERNSHEPPSETLRWKSHRPSLETEPSDSKHVTMRSAWRTRRDLNSLEDPPAQGGKNVDPPNAYTQRSSTDFSELERPRPSPFEQGARRGPGTTGDALELNSRRTQSSLTVSEVLTRRGRAGDSVTAAASSRPAGREEAEGSNPSSFQWQHNCLERPELPAKRPPELLRVRAEERVVPALLG, encoded by the exons ATGGCCGAATATTCAGGGTATAAGGAGGTTGCCTCCAGTCGTCACCTGCGGTTTAAGCTGCAGAGTCTCGGCCGTCGCCTGGATGAGTTGGAGGAAGCCACCAAAAGCCTCCAGAAGGCCGAGGATGAGCTCCTGGATCTCCAGGACAAGGTGATCCAGGCCGAGGGCAGCAACTCGAGCATGCTGGTCGAGGTGGAGGCGCTGCGGAAACGAGTGTTGAAGATTGAGGGGAAGGATGAGGAGATCAAGAGGGCAGAAGACTTGTGTCAGCTGATGAAGGAGAAACTGGAGGAGGAGGAAAGCTTGACCCGGGAGCTGAAAGCGGAGATCGAGCGGCTCCAGAAACGGATGGCCGAGCTGGAGAAGCTGGAGGAGGCCTTTGGCCGGAGTAAGAACGACTGCACCCAGCTTTGCCTGAGTCTGAATGAGGAGCGGAATCTGACCAAGAAGATCTCCTCCGAGCTCGAGACCCTCAGGGTCAAagtgaaggaactggaaacttcGGGAGACAGGCTGGAGAAAACGGAGCAGAGTTTGGTGTCTGAGGTTGAGAAGCTAAAGTCCCTAACTTTGAGTTTTGCGAGCGAGAGGAAATACTTAAATGACAGggacagagaaaatgagaaattaatcaAAGAACTGACCCAGAAACTGGAGCAGAACAACAAGGTCAACCTCGCGGACCATACCCGGAACGCCTCCACCTTCCTGGACAGAAACGACCTGCGCATTGAGGATGGCATCTCCTCCACGCTGCCCTCCAAAGAAGCGCGGAGGAAGGGCGTGCTGGATTATCGCAAGCAGGGGGAGAACGAAACAAGTCGGAACAAGTCGGAGAATGAAAAGAACCGGAACcaagaagataacaaagttaaaGACCTCAACCAAGAAATCGAGAAACTCAAAACCCAAATCAAACACTACGAGTCTCTGGAGGAGGAGCTGAAGAAGATGCGGGCCCAGAACAGCGACCTGAAGGACAGTTACCTGAGCGAGCAGAATAAGAACAAGCTCCTGGCCAGCCAGCTGGAGGAGGTCCGGTCGCAGCTGAAGAATCAGAGGGACCTGGAGAACGGGGAGGTGGAGTGTGAAGAGTCTTTTCTGGTTGGCAAGGGCCGGCAGCACGAGAGACCCAAGTACCGAGGGCTTCTCAATGAGTCCCCCGGCTCCAAGTACAAGTCGCGGGAGCTCTCCCCTCAGCACAAAAGGGGGGAACGGCTTCGGAACAAGGACCACCCTCTCAGCAACGACAACGCTGCTCAGAACAGCAGGCAAGGCGGAGGCTCCGGCTCCAGCTCTGCGAGCCGCAGGGCTGCCAAGGCTCCCAGCACCGTGCCGGGGACGGACAACGTCGCCCAGGATGCCGGCTTCGCGGCTGGCTCTTCTCTGAGCGACAGCAAGAGAACCAGGGAGCAGCCCTCAGTGCTGAGCCGCTACCCCCCGGCGGCCCAGGAGCACCGCGCCCTGAAGGGAGCCTCCAAGCCAGGACATGAAAACGGACTGAAGGGGAAGGTGGAAAAGGCGTCCAGAGTGTTTAACGACGCTGGCCACGGCCGCGGGTCCGAGGATAAGCCCAGCAGGACAGAGGGCACCGCGGTCCCGGCGGGGAACAAAGCGTCGAGGGTGAATCGTGTGGCGGCTTTGGAGGCCTCCTTGGAAGCCACGCCGGCCAAGAAGCTCCTCAACCCCTCCAGTGGGAATCAGGCACCTTCAGGCTCAGCCGCAGACCTGGGCCCCTCCAAGGCCACCGATCCTTCGGCTTCGTCCCGGAGGTTGTCCTCCGAAGGGCTGTCAAAAGGCAAAAGGCCCCTGAATGGCCTGGAAGCTGAGAGCAGCCCTCCAAGCATGAAGCCCCCGATTCTATCCAAGCCTTCCTACGGttcccgaagtcaggaggacatccTTCAGGGCTCTGTAGCTCTGAGCAAGGAGGACCTCGACCAGCCCGTGTCTGTGGTGACGGAGGACAGTGGTCAGCATGAAGCCTTGAGGTGCAGAGTCATCAGGGCCGGCGGTAGAGAGAGACTGGACCTGGAAGATGACCCAGACCCAGACTCCCTTGTCACTGCCAAACTGGTCAACACGACCATCACTCCCGAGCCAGAGTCCAGGAGGCAGCCCCGCTCCCGAGCCGCCCTCAGAGCTCCCCTGTTCGACGGCGACAGAGATGCCGGCGCGGAGCCGGACCCCACCAAGCCCGGGAGAAGTGCCACAGCAGAGTTCCAGGACGCCAGCGGCTCGGGAGGGAGAAGCCGGAGGCCCTTCAGCCCCAGGGAGGCCCTGCGGTCCAAGGCGGTCATCAAGCCGGTCATCATCGACAAGGACGTGAAAGAGGTCATGGGGGGAGTGGGAGCTGAGCCTGCCTCAGAGAAACCGAAGCCCGCCTCGCGGTCGGGGACAAACAAAGTGATGAGCTGCATAACCATTTACCCCATGGAGGTGAGCAGCCCCCGGGGGGCGTCGGGGGAAGCCCCGAGGGAGAGACACACGGCCACCAGCAACATCCAGGTGGTCCCCGGCGAGGTGTCCTCGGTCACCAACCACATCAGCCTGCCTTTTGAGATCTCCATCAATAAGAACGATATCACACGGCAGATCACGGAGGCTGACCACGCTGGGGACCCGCCCCCACGGAGCCGGCCAGAAACGGTGGTCTCCAGGAGCAGTATTACCATCAAGCCATCGGACCCCGCGGAGAGAAACAGCCACGAGCCCCCCTCAGAGACCCTCAGGTGGAAAAGCCACCGACCCTCTTTGGAAACGGAGCCATCCGACAGCAAGCATGTCACCATGCGCAGCGCCTGGAGGACCAGGCGGGACTTGAATTCCCTGGAAGACCCCCCGGCCCAAGGAGGCAAAAATGTGGATCCCCCTAATGCATATACGCAGAGATCTTCCACAGATTTCTCAGAACTGGAGCGGCCCAGGCCCTCTCCCTTTGAGCAGGGCGCCCGAAGGGGGCCGGGGACCACCGGGGATGCCCTTGAGCTGAACTCCCGAAGAACCCAAAGCAGCCTTACGGTGTCGGAAGTTCTCACGAGGCGTGGCCGGGCTGGGGACTCTGTCACCGCTGCCGCCTCGAGCCGCCCAGCGGGCCGG GAGGAAGCTGAAGGCAGCAATCCCAGCTCCTTTCAGTGGCAGCACAATTGCCTGGAAAGGCCGGAGCTGCCAGCCAAGCGGCCTCCGGAGCTCCTGCGGGTTCGAGCTGAAGAACGG GTGGTCCCCGCTCTGCTGGGTTGA
- the LUZP1 gene encoding leucine zipper protein 1 isoform X1, with protein MAEYSGYKEVASSRHLRFKLQSLGRRLDELEEATKSLQKAEDELLDLQDKVIQAEGSNSSMLVEVEALRKRVLKIEGKDEEIKRAEDLCQLMKEKLEEEESLTRELKAEIERLQKRMAELEKLEEAFGRSKNDCTQLCLSLNEERNLTKKISSELETLRVKVKELETSGDRLEKTEQSLVSEVEKLKSLTLSFASERKYLNDRDRENEKLIKELTQKLEQNNKVNLADHTRNASTFLDRNDLRIEDGISSTLPSKEARRKGVLDYRKQGENETSRNKSENEKNRNQEDNKVKDLNQEIEKLKTQIKHYESLEEELKKMRAQNSDLKDSYLSEQNKNKLLASQLEEVRSQLKNQRDLENGEVECEESFLVGKGRQHERPKYRGLLNESPGSKYKSRELSPQHKRGERLRNKDHPLSNDNAAQNSRQGGGSGSSSASRRAAKAPSTVPGTDNVAQDAGFAAGSSLSDSKRTREQPSVLSRYPPAAQEHRALKGASKPGHENGLKGKVEKASRVFNDAGHGRGSEDKPSRTEGTAVPAGNKASRVNRVAALEASLEATPAKKLLNPSSGNQAPSGSAADLGPSKATDPSASSRRLSSEGLSKGKRPLNGLEAESSPPSMKPPILSKPSYGSRSQEDILQGSVALSKEDLDQPVSVVTEDSGQHEALRCRVIRAGGRERLDLEDDPDPDSLVTAKLVNTTITPEPESRRQPRSRAALRAPLFDGDRDAGAEPDPTKPGRSATAEFQDASGSGGRSRRPFSPREALRSKAVIKPVIIDKDVKEVMGGVGAEPASEKPKPASRSGTNKVMSCITIYPMEVSSPRGASGEAPRERHTATSNIQVVPGEVSSVTNHISLPFEISINKNDITRQITEADHAGDPPPRSRPETVVSRSSITIKPSDPAERNSHEPPSETLRWKSHRPSLETEPSDSKHVTMRSAWRTRRDLNSLEDPPAQGGKNVDPPNAYTQRSSTDFSELERPRPSPFEQGARRGPGTTGDALELNSRRTQSSLTVSEVLTRRGRAGDSVTAAASSRPAGREEAEGSNPSSFQWQHNCLERPELPAKRPPELLRVRAEERVRRAKHSEDN; from the exons ATGGCCGAATATTCAGGGTATAAGGAGGTTGCCTCCAGTCGTCACCTGCGGTTTAAGCTGCAGAGTCTCGGCCGTCGCCTGGATGAGTTGGAGGAAGCCACCAAAAGCCTCCAGAAGGCCGAGGATGAGCTCCTGGATCTCCAGGACAAGGTGATCCAGGCCGAGGGCAGCAACTCGAGCATGCTGGTCGAGGTGGAGGCGCTGCGGAAACGAGTGTTGAAGATTGAGGGGAAGGATGAGGAGATCAAGAGGGCAGAAGACTTGTGTCAGCTGATGAAGGAGAAACTGGAGGAGGAGGAAAGCTTGACCCGGGAGCTGAAAGCGGAGATCGAGCGGCTCCAGAAACGGATGGCCGAGCTGGAGAAGCTGGAGGAGGCCTTTGGCCGGAGTAAGAACGACTGCACCCAGCTTTGCCTGAGTCTGAATGAGGAGCGGAATCTGACCAAGAAGATCTCCTCCGAGCTCGAGACCCTCAGGGTCAAagtgaaggaactggaaacttcGGGAGACAGGCTGGAGAAAACGGAGCAGAGTTTGGTGTCTGAGGTTGAGAAGCTAAAGTCCCTAACTTTGAGTTTTGCGAGCGAGAGGAAATACTTAAATGACAGggacagagaaaatgagaaattaatcaAAGAACTGACCCAGAAACTGGAGCAGAACAACAAGGTCAACCTCGCGGACCATACCCGGAACGCCTCCACCTTCCTGGACAGAAACGACCTGCGCATTGAGGATGGCATCTCCTCCACGCTGCCCTCCAAAGAAGCGCGGAGGAAGGGCGTGCTGGATTATCGCAAGCAGGGGGAGAACGAAACAAGTCGGAACAAGTCGGAGAATGAAAAGAACCGGAACcaagaagataacaaagttaaaGACCTCAACCAAGAAATCGAGAAACTCAAAACCCAAATCAAACACTACGAGTCTCTGGAGGAGGAGCTGAAGAAGATGCGGGCCCAGAACAGCGACCTGAAGGACAGTTACCTGAGCGAGCAGAATAAGAACAAGCTCCTGGCCAGCCAGCTGGAGGAGGTCCGGTCGCAGCTGAAGAATCAGAGGGACCTGGAGAACGGGGAGGTGGAGTGTGAAGAGTCTTTTCTGGTTGGCAAGGGCCGGCAGCACGAGAGACCCAAGTACCGAGGGCTTCTCAATGAGTCCCCCGGCTCCAAGTACAAGTCGCGGGAGCTCTCCCCTCAGCACAAAAGGGGGGAACGGCTTCGGAACAAGGACCACCCTCTCAGCAACGACAACGCTGCTCAGAACAGCAGGCAAGGCGGAGGCTCCGGCTCCAGCTCTGCGAGCCGCAGGGCTGCCAAGGCTCCCAGCACCGTGCCGGGGACGGACAACGTCGCCCAGGATGCCGGCTTCGCGGCTGGCTCTTCTCTGAGCGACAGCAAGAGAACCAGGGAGCAGCCCTCAGTGCTGAGCCGCTACCCCCCGGCGGCCCAGGAGCACCGCGCCCTGAAGGGAGCCTCCAAGCCAGGACATGAAAACGGACTGAAGGGGAAGGTGGAAAAGGCGTCCAGAGTGTTTAACGACGCTGGCCACGGCCGCGGGTCCGAGGATAAGCCCAGCAGGACAGAGGGCACCGCGGTCCCGGCGGGGAACAAAGCGTCGAGGGTGAATCGTGTGGCGGCTTTGGAGGCCTCCTTGGAAGCCACGCCGGCCAAGAAGCTCCTCAACCCCTCCAGTGGGAATCAGGCACCTTCAGGCTCAGCCGCAGACCTGGGCCCCTCCAAGGCCACCGATCCTTCGGCTTCGTCCCGGAGGTTGTCCTCCGAAGGGCTGTCAAAAGGCAAAAGGCCCCTGAATGGCCTGGAAGCTGAGAGCAGCCCTCCAAGCATGAAGCCCCCGATTCTATCCAAGCCTTCCTACGGttcccgaagtcaggaggacatccTTCAGGGCTCTGTAGCTCTGAGCAAGGAGGACCTCGACCAGCCCGTGTCTGTGGTGACGGAGGACAGTGGTCAGCATGAAGCCTTGAGGTGCAGAGTCATCAGGGCCGGCGGTAGAGAGAGACTGGACCTGGAAGATGACCCAGACCCAGACTCCCTTGTCACTGCCAAACTGGTCAACACGACCATCACTCCCGAGCCAGAGTCCAGGAGGCAGCCCCGCTCCCGAGCCGCCCTCAGAGCTCCCCTGTTCGACGGCGACAGAGATGCCGGCGCGGAGCCGGACCCCACCAAGCCCGGGAGAAGTGCCACAGCAGAGTTCCAGGACGCCAGCGGCTCGGGAGGGAGAAGCCGGAGGCCCTTCAGCCCCAGGGAGGCCCTGCGGTCCAAGGCGGTCATCAAGCCGGTCATCATCGACAAGGACGTGAAAGAGGTCATGGGGGGAGTGGGAGCTGAGCCTGCCTCAGAGAAACCGAAGCCCGCCTCGCGGTCGGGGACAAACAAAGTGATGAGCTGCATAACCATTTACCCCATGGAGGTGAGCAGCCCCCGGGGGGCGTCGGGGGAAGCCCCGAGGGAGAGACACACGGCCACCAGCAACATCCAGGTGGTCCCCGGCGAGGTGTCCTCGGTCACCAACCACATCAGCCTGCCTTTTGAGATCTCCATCAATAAGAACGATATCACACGGCAGATCACGGAGGCTGACCACGCTGGGGACCCGCCCCCACGGAGCCGGCCAGAAACGGTGGTCTCCAGGAGCAGTATTACCATCAAGCCATCGGACCCCGCGGAGAGAAACAGCCACGAGCCCCCCTCAGAGACCCTCAGGTGGAAAAGCCACCGACCCTCTTTGGAAACGGAGCCATCCGACAGCAAGCATGTCACCATGCGCAGCGCCTGGAGGACCAGGCGGGACTTGAATTCCCTGGAAGACCCCCCGGCCCAAGGAGGCAAAAATGTGGATCCCCCTAATGCATATACGCAGAGATCTTCCACAGATTTCTCAGAACTGGAGCGGCCCAGGCCCTCTCCCTTTGAGCAGGGCGCCCGAAGGGGGCCGGGGACCACCGGGGATGCCCTTGAGCTGAACTCCCGAAGAACCCAAAGCAGCCTTACGGTGTCGGAAGTTCTCACGAGGCGTGGCCGGGCTGGGGACTCTGTCACCGCTGCCGCCTCGAGCCGCCCAGCGGGCCGG GAGGAAGCTGAAGGCAGCAATCCCAGCTCCTTTCAGTGGCAGCACAATTGCCTGGAAAGGCCGGAGCTGCCAGCCAAGCGGCCTCCGGAGCTCCTGCGGGTTCGAGCTGAAGAACGGGTACGTCGGGCCAAGCACTCCGAAGACAATTGA